The following proteins come from a genomic window of bacterium:
- a CDS encoding GDSL-type esterase/lipase family protein, with the protein MKRGVLEALIAILFSLICQLFLTQTSGIVCFFLATIMVVSPIIFFIKVGQLYGQKSGRKVNLNWLKYTATIVTAILFSCLIIEIALQIISRVWNREDGSTAHSALVMPAKWQMREVQVKGSMRSYYWQNVLHVHNKEGMRWIGEFPEKRPETFRIIAIGDSLTYGYGIPQKDTYPSVIEQELAETFRVEVLNLGVSAAESQDILAILQRQFPKLKPDLVVYGMCLNDFLPSGVGQYYNNRAYQVHLPFVKHFETNTLTGKLFSKLYDSFLMKVGLRTDFLGDILRDFNHYQERFTRDVRNMNDFVLEKGLPPIVAMVLDQYPNTKGTSYQVVLAAEAHLKRAGMRVIPSDYILRNNGRRDWNVSLWEGHPNEKANRVFAKEIVQVLKNLPELQTFRIPGK; encoded by the coding sequence ATGAAACGCGGTGTCCTGGAAGCCCTCATAGCGATTCTTTTTTCCCTGATCTGCCAATTGTTTCTCACTCAAACTTCGGGGATTGTCTGCTTTTTTCTGGCTACCATAATGGTGGTTAGTCCGATTATCTTCTTCATAAAAGTTGGTCAACTCTATGGTCAAAAGTCAGGTCGAAAGGTAAATCTCAATTGGCTGAAATATACGGCGACCATCGTCACAGCAATCCTCTTTTCGTGCTTGATCATCGAAATTGCGCTGCAAATTATTTCACGCGTCTGGAACCGGGAAGACGGATCAACTGCCCACAGCGCTCTTGTGATGCCGGCAAAATGGCAAATGAGAGAAGTTCAAGTCAAAGGGAGCATGCGTTCCTACTACTGGCAAAACGTTCTTCATGTGCACAACAAGGAAGGCATGAGATGGATTGGAGAATTTCCGGAGAAAAGACCGGAAACCTTTCGGATTATTGCAATCGGTGACTCTCTAACCTATGGCTATGGAATTCCTCAGAAAGACACATACCCCAGCGTAATCGAGCAAGAGTTGGCTGAAACATTTCGCGTGGAGGTTCTAAATTTAGGTGTTTCAGCAGCTGAAAGCCAGGACATCCTTGCGATTTTACAGAGGCAATTTCCAAAGCTAAAGCCCGACCTCGTTGTCTACGGAATGTGCCTGAATGATTTTCTTCCCTCCGGTGTGGGTCAATACTACAACAACCGCGCATATCAGGTGCATCTGCCCTTCGTAAAACACTTCGAAACGAATACGCTCACTGGCAAACTCTTTTCCAAACTATACGACTCTTTCCTGATGAAAGTAGGCTTGCGCACGGATTTTCTTGGAGATATTTTGCGTGACTTCAATCATTATCAGGAACGATTCACACGGGATGTCAGGAACATGAACGATTTCGTGCTGGAGAAAGGGCTTCCCCCTATAGTCGCTATGGTGCTTGACCAGTATCCAAATACCAAAGGAACGAGCTACCAGGTTGTACTAGCGGCTGAAGCCCATCTTAAAAGAGCAGGAATGCGAGTGATTCCCAGCGACTATATCTTGCGAAATAACGGCAGAAGAGATTGGAATGTCAGCCTCTGGGAAGGCCATCCCAATGAAAAAGCAAATAGAGTTTTTGCGAAAGAAATCGTTCAGGTATTGAAAAATCTACCTGAACTTCAAACCTTCCGGATTCCAGGAAAATAG
- a CDS encoding enoyl-CoA hydratase/isomerase family protein produces MAVEFELHEQTARIRLNSPPSNILDFEMMGQLSEALERAAKSPVLILSSASENFSLGVDVKIHTPELSPSMLQNFHEVIRKLYHYEGISIAVLNGYALGGGMELALVCDFIFARDDTKLGFSEIKLACFPPVAAVLLSRKIGAKASSLLLTGETLEASEAARIGVIEGVFDASPQKLIESVERNSFSAMMLLKKTLRCTSDFDFDAMLQRAEQIYLKDLLSTRDMAEGVQAFLEKRPPRFDGH; encoded by the coding sequence ATGGCTGTTGAGTTCGAGCTTCATGAGCAAACTGCCCGCATTCGTTTGAATAGCCCTCCCTCTAACATATTAGATTTTGAGATGATGGGGCAGCTTTCGGAAGCTCTGGAGAGAGCTGCAAAATCTCCGGTTCTAATTCTGTCTTCGGCCTCCGAAAATTTCTCCCTGGGAGTTGATGTCAAAATCCACACACCGGAACTATCTCCTTCGATGTTGCAAAACTTTCATGAAGTGATTCGCAAGCTTTACCATTATGAGGGGATTTCGATTGCTGTATTGAACGGCTATGCATTGGGTGGAGGAATGGAACTGGCGCTGGTTTGTGATTTTATCTTTGCGAGAGATGACACGAAGTTGGGTTTTTCGGAAATCAAGCTCGCCTGTTTTCCACCCGTTGCCGCCGTTCTTCTGTCGCGGAAAATCGGCGCAAAAGCCTCGTCTCTTCTGCTTACGGGAGAGACACTGGAAGCTTCCGAGGCGGCAAGGATTGGCGTAATAGAGGGCGTTTTTGACGCCAGCCCACAAAAGCTGATCGAAAGTGTCGAACGCAATAGTTTCAGTGCGATGATGCTGTTGAAGAAAACTTTGCGTTGCACAAGCGATTTCGATTTCGACGCGATGCTGCAAAGGGCGGAACAGATCTATCTGAAGGATCTGCTTTCTACCCGCGACATGGCGGAAGGCGTGCAAGCCTTTCTGGAAAAACGGCCTCCGCGGTTCGACGGACATTGA
- a CDS encoding alpha-D-glucose phosphate-specific phosphoglucomutase, protein MTIKTIQTKPFQDQRPGTSGLRKKTRIFMQEHYLENFVQAVFNAVKADADPPAQTLVVGGDGRYYNRSAVQIILRMASANGWGRVLVGRSGILSTPAMSAVIRRRKALGGLVLSASHNPGGIDEDFGIKYNIANGGPAPEKLTERIYQETLRIQEYFTVDHTDVDLDREAEHHVGGTGILIIDSLSDYTAVMEELFDFGSLRKLFESGFRMAFDAMNGVTGPYAVHILEEIAGAPQGTVLRGTPLEDFGGHHPDPNLVYAAELVQLMSSSSAPDFGAACDGDGDRNMILGKNFFVTPGDSLAILAEHATKIPGYSGGLAGVARSMPTSMAVDRVAKELGVPAYETPTGWKFFGNLMDAGMCTLCGEESFGTGSNHVREKDGLWAVLAWLSVLASVQRPVSEIVTDHWKRFGRSYYQRHDHEKLNAGAASEMISNIRQRLLLLEGTDFAGSKIVLADDFQYVDPVDGSISKNQGIRILLDDSSRIVCRLSGTGTEGATLRIYLERYLKDGGVRDISEVLSALKAEATKLLELVRYFGTDVPDVIT, encoded by the coding sequence GTGACGATAAAAACCATCCAGACAAAACCGTTCCAGGATCAAAGACCGGGTACTTCGGGGCTTCGGAAGAAAACGCGCATTTTCATGCAAGAGCACTACCTGGAAAATTTTGTTCAGGCCGTATTCAATGCGGTCAAGGCAGATGCCGATCCTCCCGCGCAAACTCTCGTTGTTGGCGGCGATGGCCGATACTACAACCGTAGTGCGGTTCAGATCATATTACGTATGGCCTCGGCTAACGGGTGGGGGCGTGTTCTGGTGGGCCGAAGCGGAATCCTGTCCACTCCGGCGATGTCCGCGGTGATCCGGAGAAGGAAGGCCCTGGGCGGTCTTGTTCTCTCGGCGAGTCACAATCCCGGTGGAATCGACGAAGACTTTGGAATCAAATACAACATTGCAAACGGAGGGCCTGCACCCGAAAAGCTTACCGAAAGAATTTATCAGGAAACGCTGCGGATTCAGGAGTATTTCACGGTAGATCATACCGATGTCGATCTGGACAGAGAAGCGGAGCATCATGTCGGCGGGACCGGCATCCTGATCATCGATTCATTGTCCGATTACACGGCGGTGATGGAGGAGCTCTTCGATTTTGGATCACTTCGCAAGCTGTTTGAAAGCGGATTTCGGATGGCTTTTGATGCGATGAACGGTGTGACCGGTCCGTATGCGGTTCACATTCTTGAAGAGATTGCAGGAGCTCCGCAGGGAACCGTTTTGCGCGGGACTCCCCTGGAAGATTTTGGTGGACATCATCCCGACCCGAACCTGGTGTATGCCGCCGAGCTGGTTCAGCTGATGTCGTCGTCCTCCGCTCCGGATTTTGGCGCGGCCTGTGATGGAGATGGGGACCGGAACATGATTCTGGGCAAAAACTTTTTTGTTACACCTGGTGATTCGCTCGCGATTCTCGCGGAACACGCGACAAAGATTCCAGGATACTCAGGAGGGCTTGCAGGCGTTGCCCGTTCCATGCCGACAAGCATGGCAGTCGACCGCGTGGCAAAGGAGTTGGGCGTTCCCGCTTACGAAACTCCCACCGGATGGAAGTTTTTCGGAAATCTGATGGATGCTGGAATGTGCACGCTTTGTGGTGAAGAAAGTTTCGGGACCGGTTCGAATCACGTTCGCGAAAAGGATGGCTTGTGGGCTGTGCTGGCCTGGCTGTCTGTGCTGGCATCCGTTCAGAGACCTGTTTCTGAAATCGTCACGGACCACTGGAAGCGCTTTGGACGCAGTTACTATCAGCGGCATGATCACGAAAAATTGAATGCCGGGGCTGCGAGTGAAATGATTTCAAACATCCGCCAAAGACTTTTGCTGCTTGAGGGAACTGATTTTGCAGGATCGAAAATTGTTCTTGCCGATGATTTTCAATATGTGGATCCTGTGGATGGAAGTATCAGTAAAAATCAGGGGATTCGCATTCTTCTGGATGATTCTTCCCGGATTGTATGCCGTCTTTCAGGAACAGGCACAGAAGGAGCAACCTTGCGCATTTATCTGGAGCGTTACCTGAAGGATGGCGGTGTTCGGGATATCTCAGAAGTACTTTCTGCGTTGAAAGCAGAGGCTACGAAGTTGCTGGAACTTGTCCGATACTTCGGAACCGATGTACCCGATGTGATCACGTAA
- a CDS encoding dipeptidase gives MKHFLITLLLCALVIAGFTSEQDDRFLKQAREILREVPLIDGHNDLPWQIRDKFKNHMQQVDLTDTTKLNPPFHTDIPRLKSGMVGGQFWSVYVPVERKGADAVRDVLEQMDVVYLIVQKYPNDFEMAFTAADIQRIHKKGKVASLIGIEGGHCINNSLGVLRQLFRGGARYMTLTHWSSTDWADAATADPKYKGLTSFGELVVKEMNRLGMLVDISHVSEQTMNDVLDLTRSPVIFSHSSARAISGHPRNVPDDVLKRLPSNGGVVMVNYATSFVSEEHRKWNAAEEAEKARLKELFIGNPDEIKIQTENWQKANPQPVVTLQQLADHIDHIRKTAGIDHIGIGADLDGIKEGPVGLKDVSAYPALMAELLKRGYTKEEVKKVAGLNVLRVMKKTEEVAATLQKEIAPEDRKIEEVDTPK, from the coding sequence ATGAAACATTTCCTGATCACGCTTCTACTTTGTGCACTTGTTATTGCAGGATTCACTTCTGAACAGGACGACCGATTCCTGAAACAAGCAAGGGAAATCCTTCGAGAAGTTCCTTTGATTGATGGTCACAATGATCTTCCGTGGCAAATCAGGGACAAATTCAAAAACCATATGCAACAGGTGGACCTGACGGACACAACAAAGCTGAATCCACCGTTTCACACAGACATTCCCCGCTTAAAAAGCGGGATGGTGGGAGGTCAGTTCTGGTCTGTTTATGTGCCGGTTGAACGAAAAGGAGCAGATGCTGTTCGGGATGTGCTTGAACAAATGGATGTGGTTTACCTGATTGTTCAAAAGTACCCAAACGACTTTGAAATGGCCTTCACAGCAGCGGATATTCAGAGAATTCATAAGAAAGGAAAAGTAGCATCTTTGATCGGAATTGAAGGCGGACACTGTATTAACAATTCGCTCGGAGTTCTCCGGCAACTGTTTAGAGGCGGAGCGCGGTATATGACCTTGACGCACTGGAGCAGTACCGATTGGGCTGATGCTGCAACTGCCGATCCCAAATACAAAGGACTGACATCCTTCGGAGAACTGGTGGTTAAAGAGATGAACCGGTTGGGCATGCTTGTGGATATTTCCCATGTTTCCGAGCAAACGATGAACGATGTGCTGGATCTCACACGTTCCCCCGTGATCTTCTCTCATTCCTCTGCGCGCGCAATTTCCGGCCATCCCAGAAATGTACCTGATGATGTGTTGAAACGTCTCCCTTCCAATGGTGGAGTCGTGATGGTGAACTACGCGACCTCTTTTGTTTCTGAAGAGCACCGGAAATGGAACGCCGCCGAAGAAGCTGAAAAAGCGAGACTCAAGGAACTTTTCATCGGAAATCCGGATGAGATCAAAATTCAAACGGAGAACTGGCAAAAAGCGAATCCGCAGCCTGTAGTGACACTGCAACAGCTGGCCGATCACATCGATCACATTCGCAAAACCGCAGGGATCGATCACATTGGTATTGGAGCCGACCTGGATGGGATCAAGGAAGGTCCGGTTGGCCTGAAAGATGTTTCCGCCTATCCGGCACTCATGGCCGAGCTCTTGAAACGAGGCTACACGAAAGAAGAAGTAAAAAAAGTTGCTGGTTTGAATGTGTTGCGTGTTATGAAAAAAACGGAAGAAGTCGCGGCTACTTTACAAAAGGAGATTGCGCCCGAAGATCGCAAGATCGAAGAAGTAGATACGCCCAAGTAG
- a CDS encoding DUF3501 family protein produces MNKLNSSELLKNEEYLKVREDRRKEIIALKKKRRIEVGPRLSFTFENRETVAYQIQEMMRIENITDEKKIQFEVDMYNDLIPDPGCLSATLFIEIPQSTEIRDVLDTFQGLDSPDTVYMTLGKDKVSAEFEEGHSREDRISAVHYVRFCLSQEQASKFADAQVEIHVNHPRYKASTALTSEQKEQLATDLL; encoded by the coding sequence ATGAACAAGCTAAATTCTTCTGAGCTGTTAAAGAATGAAGAGTACCTGAAAGTCCGCGAAGACCGGCGCAAGGAAATCATTGCGCTCAAGAAAAAGCGACGCATCGAAGTCGGTCCGCGACTTTCCTTCACTTTTGAAAATCGCGAGACGGTCGCGTATCAAATCCAGGAAATGATGCGCATCGAGAATATAACCGACGAAAAGAAGATTCAGTTTGAAGTGGATATGTACAACGACTTAATTCCAGACCCTGGTTGTTTGAGCGCGACCCTCTTCATCGAAATTCCGCAAAGCACCGAGATTCGGGATGTGTTGGACACTTTTCAGGGACTGGATTCGCCGGATACCGTTTACATGACATTGGGAAAGGATAAAGTTTCTGCGGAATTTGAAGAAGGGCATAGCAGAGAGGACCGAATTTCAGCCGTGCATTATGTTCGATTCTGCTTATCACAGGAGCAGGCGTCAAAATTTGCAGATGCGCAAGTTGAAATTCATGTGAATCATCCGAGATACAAGGCATCCACTGCATTGACATCGGAGCAAAAGGAACAGCTCGCCACAGATCTGTTGTAA